The Methanocalculus alkaliphilus genomic sequence ACACGATCACAGGATCTGGAAGAAGCGTACCATGATGCGGGTCAGTTTTATTGGGGACGTTCAGAAGCATGGGTCCAAGGATTACCCCTATTTTCGAATTATGCTGTACCGACCATTCTACCGCGTTACCGAGTACAGGATATTGACACGCCTGACGACTGGATCCGTGCTGAGATACTTTACGATCTGCTTGTGAAAATGAAGAGAAGATAACTAATATTTATTCGATTAATAGAGTAATGGAGTTTAAATTATGAAAAACGATTATCTAACAGAGCAGGAGTTATTCTGGGCCGGAGATTTTGGATCAGAGTATATAAAACGAAATCAGGGTGAAGAGTTATTGGCATCAAATATTGCTTTTTTTTGTCAAGCGTTATGTAATGCAGAAAAACCGAAAACCTGCATTGAGTTTGGAGCAAATATTGGTATGAATCTCAAAGCTCTCAAACTTCTCTATCCACAACAAAAGCAATATGCTATTGAAATTAACAAAGATGCAGTTGATGAATTACAATCACTTCTTCCACCAGAGAATATTTTTCATACATCAATACTCGATTATAAACCAGAAGTAGTTTACGATTTAACAATGATTAAGGGAGTTTTAATTCATATTAATCCAGATTATTTATCTCAAGTGTATGAAAAATTATATCAATCAACCGGAAAATATCTGCTGATAAGTGAATATTATAACCCAAGTCCAGTCCAAATACCATACAGGGGTCATAATGAACGCTTATTTAAACGTGATTTCTGTGGTGAGATCCTTGATACTTATTCTGATCTTAGACTTATTGATTATGGATTTGTCTATCATCGAGATCCCAACTATCCTCAGGATGACATTAACTGGTTTTTATTGAAAAGGGAGTATTGATATGATAACCTACTGCCGTCAATGTGTGATGCCAAGCACCAAACCGGATATCCAGCTTGATGCTGAAGGTGTATGTAGTGCCTGCCGAAACTATGAACACCGTAAGGAAATAGATTGGGAAGGTAGAAAGAATGAGTTACAAAAAATCCTGGATAAATACCGCAATGCAGATGGGAGTAACTGGGATTGCATTGTTCCCGTGAGTGGTGGGAAAGATAGCACATACCAGGTTATTCGAGTCCTCCAGCTGGGAATGAATCCTCTTTGTGTTACTTCGACAACATGCGATCTATCAAGTATCGGCAGAAAAAATATTGAGAATTTAAAACAATTGGGTGTGGATTATGTTGAATTCTCTCCAAATCCAAATATTCGAGCCAAACTCAATAGAATCGGTCTTGAGCAGGTAGGGGACATTTCCTGGCCAGAGCACGTGGGTATCTTTACCATTCCTGTTAGAGTGGCAGTCCAATTTAATATTCCTCTTATCATTTGGGGAGAAAATTCTCAGAATGAATATGGTGGTCCTGCAGCTGCTGCTGAAAGTAATACATTAACCCGAAGATGGCTTGAAGAATTTGGAGGGCTACTTGGGTTACGAGTTTCCGATGTAGCGGGTATAGAAAATATTAAGAACCACCATCTTATTCCGTATACATACCCCTCTGATGATGAACTTGCCCGAGTAGGTGTGACAGGTCTATTCCTTGGATATTACCTTCCTTGGGATGGATTGTCCAATGCTATTATCTCTCAGGCTTATGGGATGACTACGTACCATAAAACTGTTGAAGGATCAATGGTCAGCTATGAAAATTTGGATAACCATCAAACAGGTATACATGATTACTTCAAATTTTTAAAATTCGGTTTTGGTCGAGCAACAGATTTGGTCTGCATGCACGTCAGACGTGGACGTTTGACACGACAGGATGCATTAGAGATTGTTAAACAACATGATGGTATGTTTCCTTGGGAGTACCTTGGAAAATCTTTAGAGGAGATTCTACGGCCCCTTGATCTGGATGTTGAGGAATTCATTACAATTTGTGATAAATTTACCAATAAAAAAATATTCCAGCTAGACAAATCCGGTAATTTAAAGAAAGACAAACGAGGCAATCTTATAAAAGTCAATTATGATAATACATGAAATTCTGGTGACAATTAATGAGACCATTTCCAAGAGTTGTTCGGATTGAGCCTGCAAGTGCTTGTAATCTTCGTTGCTCTCATTGCCCGACTGGAACTGTTCAGATGACGCGTGGGGTTTTAAAATGGGATGATTTTTTAATTATCCTGAATCAAATAAAAAAATACTCCAACGATATAAAAGTATTGGTTTTATATCACGGTGGTGAACCTTTTTTAAACCCCCACTTTTTTAAAATGGTTTCATTATTGCGGAAGGTCTGTCCAGAAGCAATGATTAAAACTGTAACAAATGGTATGTTATTAAATGATGATAATATCCACAATTTAATAGATTGTGGGCTAGATGAAATTGAATTTTCATTAGATGGAACAAGTCCTGGTGAAAATAATTTTATTCGTAGAAACTCGGATTTTCATATAATAAAAGATAATATACATAAACTCATTCAAATTAAAAAAAAACAAAATTGTAATTTGCCAAACATTTGGATTGCCACTACTCAATTTATCTATCATCATGATCAAATGAAAGAAGATGCCCCTATTCCAGATTATCTTCAGAAAGAATTTTTTGAGGGAATTCAGGGTTTTAAAAGCACATTTGCAATGCGATGGCCAGATATGGTTGTTGATGACAAATTATTTAACGTTTTATCAGATCCAGACAGTAATGAAGCAACCGAATGCGATCATGTATTAAATACAATTACAATTCGATGGAATGGAGATGTAGTGCCATGTTGTTACGATCTTACAAGCCAATTAGTTATGGGAAACATTCTAGAGGATGATCTTGTTGAAATATGGAACAATGAGAGTTATGCGAAATTAATTGAGGGAATTAAGAGGAGGAAATTGAATAGGTTATGCAATAAGTGCAACACACTGACTGATACTGCCTATCTATTGTTAAAGTCTACAGAGTAACTCATTTCAATCTTTGTTTATCATGATTGCTATTATAAACTTGGGTATTTCAAATCTAGGCTCATTACAAAATGCCTTAAAAAAGGTAGGTGAGAAAAGTACAATCACCAATGAACCTGATCAGTTAACCGGGGTGTCGCGTATAATTTTACCCGGAGTAGGGAGTTTTTATGATGCAATATCCTTATTAAATAAACACGGATTGGGGAAAGCCATCCAAGATGCAGTTATGAAAGAAAAAATTCCAATTCTTGGAATCTGCCTTGGTATGCAATTACTTGCCACTCAAGGAACAGAGGGTGGAATGATTCAAGGTCTAGATTTAATCCCTGGGAATGTTATTCACCTGAAACAAATTGGGTGCAATGAGCGTGTTCCTCATGCAGGGTGGAACGATGTCATGGTAACAAACCAACATTGCCCACTTCTAAATAATATTCCCAATGGCTCGGATTTTTACTTTATTCATAGCTATACATTCCAACCAACTGATGATCAACACATATTTGCCAAAACAGATTATGGGGTTTCTTTTTCATCAGTTGTCGGCAAAGGATCGATTTGGGGGACTCAGTTTCATCCCGAAAAAAGTTCAAAAGCAGGATTACAGCTTCTAAAAAACTTTGTGGAATTATAATATGTTAAAGGTACGGATAATCCCAACGCTTCTTTGGAAAGGTACTGGTCTTGTGAAGGGGATTGGTTTTGATAGCTGGCGCTATATTGGATCTGTCCTGCCTGCTATAAAGGTTTATAATCTCCGGGATGTTGACGAGTTGATACTTGTTGATATTACAGCAAATGGAGAATCCCGAGAACCAGATTATGAATCAATAAAAGGTTTTGCGTCTGAATGCACTGTTCCTTTCACAGTTGGTGGAGGTATAACGAAAATCAATCATATTACAAAACTTCTATCTTCCGGTGCAGATAAGGTTGTTATTAATACTGCCGCTTATATGAAACAGGATTTTATTAAAGAAGCTGCAATTCGTTTTGGATCACAATGTATTGTCGCAAGTATTGATTATAAGGTACTTCAAGAAGGAGTATATCGTTGCTGTAGTTGTTCAGGAACTGTTGTTACACAAATTGATCCTGTTTTATGGGCCCAGAAATTAGAAAAAATGGGTGTAGGAGAAATATTGGTGACATCAATTGACCGAGATGGGACAATGCAGGGTTATGATCTACCTCTAATAAAACGCATTGTTGACGCAGTTGATGTTCCGGTTATTGCATCGGGAGGTGCAGGAAATTATGAAGACATGCGCAGAGCAATTCAGGACTGTGGAGCCTCTGCTGTTGCAGCTGCGAGTATGTTTCATTTTACCCAGCAATCGCCTGCAGAGGCGAAGTCTTATTTATCAGATGCAGGACTCCCCATTCGAAAAAATTTTAAAGAGTGATTTCATTGCCAAAATCCATTTTCTTCCGCACCGATGCTTCCCATACAATCGGCACCGGGCATGTCACCCGATGCCTTACTTTAGCCAAAGCATTGCAGGACTCTGGGGCGCAAGTCATCTTCATCTGCCGGGAACATGAGGGGGATCTCTGCAATCACATCGAAGAGCAGGGATTCGCGGTTCATCGTCTCCCTTCTCCCCGTAAGGGTTTTGTTCCCGATGATGTGTCTGCCCATGCTGCCTGGCTGGGTGCCTCCTGGCAGGAGGATGCGGACGCCACAGTAGCTGCAATTACATCACTTCAGATTAAGCCGGAGTGGC encodes the following:
- a CDS encoding radical SAM/SPASM domain-containing protein, giving the protein MRPFPRVVRIEPASACNLRCSHCPTGTVQMTRGVLKWDDFLIILNQIKKYSNDIKVLVLYHGGEPFLNPHFFKMVSLLRKVCPEAMIKTVTNGMLLNDDNIHNLIDCGLDEIEFSLDGTSPGENNFIRRNSDFHIIKDNIHKLIQIKKKQNCNLPNIWIATTQFIYHHDQMKEDAPIPDYLQKEFFEGIQGFKSTFAMRWPDMVVDDKLFNVLSDPDSNEATECDHVLNTITIRWNGDVVPCCYDLTSQLVMGNILEDDLVEIWNNESYAKLIEGIKRRKLNRLCNKCNTLTDTAYLLLKSTE
- a CDS encoding pseudaminic acid biosynthesis-associated methylase, whose translation is MKNDYLTEQELFWAGDFGSEYIKRNQGEELLASNIAFFCQALCNAEKPKTCIEFGANIGMNLKALKLLYPQQKQYAIEINKDAVDELQSLLPPENIFHTSILDYKPEVVYDLTMIKGVLIHINPDYLSQVYEKLYQSTGKYLLISEYYNPSPVQIPYRGHNERLFKRDFCGEILDTYSDLRLIDYGFVYHRDPNYPQDDINWFLLKREY
- the hisH gene encoding imidazole glycerol phosphate synthase subunit HisH, producing the protein MIAIINLGISNLGSLQNALKKVGEKSTITNEPDQLTGVSRIILPGVGSFYDAISLLNKHGLGKAIQDAVMKEKIPILGICLGMQLLATQGTEGGMIQGLDLIPGNVIHLKQIGCNERVPHAGWNDVMVTNQHCPLLNNIPNGSDFYFIHSYTFQPTDDQHIFAKTDYGVSFSSVVGKGSIWGTQFHPEKSSKAGLQLLKNFVEL
- a CDS encoding N-acetyl sugar amidotransferase — protein: MITYCRQCVMPSTKPDIQLDAEGVCSACRNYEHRKEIDWEGRKNELQKILDKYRNADGSNWDCIVPVSGGKDSTYQVIRVLQLGMNPLCVTSTTCDLSSIGRKNIENLKQLGVDYVEFSPNPNIRAKLNRIGLEQVGDISWPEHVGIFTIPVRVAVQFNIPLIIWGENSQNEYGGPAAAAESNTLTRRWLEEFGGLLGLRVSDVAGIENIKNHHLIPYTYPSDDELARVGVTGLFLGYYLPWDGLSNAIISQAYGMTTYHKTVEGSMVSYENLDNHQTGIHDYFKFLKFGFGRATDLVCMHVRRGRLTRQDALEIVKQHDGMFPWEYLGKSLEEILRPLDLDVEEFITICDKFTNKKIFQLDKSGNLKKDKRGNLIKVNYDNT
- the hisF gene encoding imidazole glycerol phosphate synthase subunit HisF; protein product: MLKVRIIPTLLWKGTGLVKGIGFDSWRYIGSVLPAIKVYNLRDVDELILVDITANGESREPDYESIKGFASECTVPFTVGGGITKINHITKLLSSGADKVVINTAAYMKQDFIKEAAIRFGSQCIVASIDYKVLQEGVYRCCSCSGTVVTQIDPVLWAQKLEKMGVGEILVTSIDRDGTMQGYDLPLIKRIVDAVDVPVIASGGAGNYEDMRRAIQDCGASAVAAASMFHFTQQSPAEAKSYLSDAGLPIRKNFKE